CGCCACCTCGCGCTTCGACGTAGTGATCGACATGACTGGAGAAGGCATCCGGCGAATAATAGCCTTCACCAAACAGCGACACGCTGCTGGCAACCGGCACTTGCAGACCGCCGCCGAGCGCTACGCCATAGCCGTCGTTAAAGTGGTTCTGGTTCATGTACAGCCCTTTCGCACCCACTTTGATAGACGCATTACTCAGCGCAAAGGTGTAATCCATGCCTGCGCTATAGACGTCATTACTGTGCTTTTGATCATGACCCCAGCCAACGTTGCCAGACAGCCCCGGAATACCGAGCCCCATACTGGCTCCGGCACCGACATAATCACGTCCGGTTTCACCAGACAGACCAATGGCATGAGCAGAAACCGTCGCCAACAGCAGACTTCCCGCACAAGCAATAACCCAGTTTTTCATTTCAACTATCCTTAAAGACAATGAGAGCCAATCCGGTCAGGCATGTTTAACCCGACTGTTTTTCTGGAAAAGCCCTGGTTAGATGCAGACAACACCGCGATGTTAACATGAATTTTACTGTAATCCGCCGCCGACGATAGCGTAAATAACCTATCGATTTAGGCACATTCACCCGACGGCTGCCGCCGGTTACGACGCCGCCGGTGTCAGGCGCTGTTGCTCAACCCAGGCCTTTACCTGCTGCCTGGAAATTTTAATACCGCCGGTTTTGAGGGTATCAGGCAACAGATAACAGGCTATCGGGCGCTGGAAGCCTGCCAGCCGCGTCTGCCACCAGTCAACCAAAGATGGGAGCGTTAAAGCGTGAGCCACTTCCACTACGGCCACCGGGCGCTGGCCAAATTCCGGGTCATCAACCGGCACCACGCAGGCATAGGTGATATCCGGGTGAGTTAACAGCACGGCTTCGACATCCTCCGGCTGGAATCCCTTCCCCCCGCTAAAAAACTGGTTATCCAGCCGACCTAATATCCGCCACTGCTGGCCGTCCCATTGCCCGCGATCGCGCGTGTGAAACCAGCCCTGTTTATCCGTCATCGATACCAGCCGGCCATCTCGCCAGTAGCCTGCGGCCAGGCTGCGGCCACGTAACAGCACTTCATCACCGTCCAGGCGTATCTCTCTGTCGGCCAGTGGCAGACCAACACCGGGATGTTCATCAGCCCGTTTAGCGCATACCGTTGATGCCAGCTCCGTCAGCCCATAACCACACCAGCAGCGGATACCCCGTGCCTCAGCCTGACGGGTTAACTCAACCGGGATAGCCGCTCCCCCTAACAATACCGCCCGCAGGCTAACGGGGGACTGGCTTTGCGCCAATAATCGCCACAACTGCGTTGGCACCAGTGAGGCATGGGTACAGGCGCGCAAGGCAATCTCCAGCGGTTGCTGTGGCCTGACTACCACGGTCGCGCCTGCCAACAGCCAGCGCCAGACAATCCCCTGCCCGGAAACATGGAACAGCGGTAATGATAACAACCAGCGATCGCCTGCGCTAAACGCCATCAGTTGCACCACGCCTTCGGCGTTCGCCAGATGCGCATCAAACGTATGTACCGCGGCTTTAGGCATACCGCTGGAGCCAGACGTCAGTGTCAGTGTCGCCAGCCGCTCTACTGACCAGACCAGCGGTGCACCCGGTAACACGGCTGATGCCGATAACGCAGGCCAATGCAGCGATACCATATCCTGTGGCCATGGCCTCCCCGAAAGGCACAACACCCGCTCAATATTCAGTGAAGGCAACAAAGTGGCCAGCAACGGCTCGGGCAACTGTGGGTTAAGCGGTAATACGCGCGCACCACATTGCAACAGCGCCAGGTAACACAACAGCATTTCGGTACTGTTCTTCCCCCGCAATGCCACCGCCATGGCGGGGCGAACCCCCTGACGGGCAAAGGCATCAGCCAGTTGCGCAATGCGACCGGCCAGTTGTTGCCATGACCAGACCCGAGCGTCATCCATCAATGCCGGAGCCATCGGCTGCAAAGCCGCCCAGTTGCGCCACGGCCAGTCATTCAGGCCTGCCATACCCGCTCCAGTTGTGCCATTGTCAACAGCGGTAACGGGCTGTCGGGCCAGGCTCGCACCACCTGAGCCTGCATCAGATCCAGCGTATCGAGCCCCGGCACCGTATCGGGCGTTAGCCAATGCGCGATGCGTGCCAGTTGGCTCAGGCCGAGGCTGGATTCAATGGCCGAGCTGATAACCGCCGTTAAACCGGCCTGGTGTGCCTGAGCAATCAGGTGCTGACAGCGCGCCAGGCTACCGGTTAATGACGGCTTGATGATAATCGCGGCCACACCCGGCTCAGCCTGCACCCTGAAGCCCGGCTCGCGCACACTCTCATCCCAGGCAATGGCAATCCCGGTTTCGCGCGCAAAGTCGCGTGATGCTTCACGGGTTTTGCAAGGCTCTTCCAAAAAGGCGATACGTGAGCGATAAGCCGGGTTGACATAACGCGCAAACCCCTGCGCTTTCGCCGGTGTCCAGCTACGGTTCGCATCAAGACGCAACCGCAGCTCAGGCAATGCCTCAAGCAACAGATTGACTATCATGCCATCGCGCACCGCTTCATAGAGCCCGACTTTTACTTTCGCCACCGGATCAGGCAGGTGCTGCAACATGGCAAACAGTTCATCAGGATCGCCGCTGCACAACGGCGCTTTACGATAATCCGCTACGGTCGGGAGAGCCCCTTCTAATTCGGCGAATGCGCAACTGAGCCCAAAATCAACCGACGCCATGCCCGTCTCGCCTGGCCCGGCCTGCGGCGTGGCTCCTGCCAACCAGTGCTGTAATTGGGCCTGCGCCATTTCGGTTGCCTGCGCCAGCGTTTCAGGGCTAAACAGCGGCAACGGCGCAATTTCACCAACGCCTTCGCGCTGACCGTCACACAGATGCACTATCAGCCCGTCACGGCTTTTCAGTCGCTGATTACGCAGCACCACGCCCGCATCCATCGGTACGCTATAGCGATAAAGCGTCGCCTGGCGCATCAGGGATTCCGCTTAAACTTGCTAAAATCGGGCTGGCGTTTTTCATTGAACGCATTGCGGCCTTCCTGCCCTTCTTCGGTCATATAAAACAGCATGGTGGCGTTACCCGCCAGTTCCTGTAGCCCCGCCTGTCCATCGCAATCGGCGTTTAAGGCCGCTTTCAGACAACGCAGCGCCATCGGGCTGTTTTCCAGCATTTCACGGCACCAGCGCACGGTTTCGCGCTCCAGTTGCGCCAGTGGCACAACCGTGTTGACCAGCCCCATATCCAGCGCCTGCTGTGCATCGTACTGACGACACAAGAACCAAATTTCACGGGCTTTTTTCTGGCCGACGATACGCGCCATATAGGATGCGCCCCAGCCACCATCAAACGACCCGACACGCGGCCCGGTCTGGCCGAAAATGGCGTTATCTGCCGCAATCGTCAAATCGCACATCATATGCAGAACGTGGCCGCCGCCAATCGAGTAACCGGCCACCATTGCCACCACCGGTTTCGGACAAGTGCGAATCTGGCGCTGAAAGTCCAGCACGTTGAGGTGGTGTACCCCGCTGTCATCTCTATAGCCACCGTAATCACCACGCACTTTTTGATCGCCGCCAGAACAGAAGGCTTTATCCCCGGCCCCCGTTAAAATAATCACCCCAACACCTTCATCGTGCCGGGCATTATCCAGCGCCTGCATCATCTCTTTGACGGTTTGCGGGCGAAAAGCGTTACGCACCTGCGGGCGATTGATAGTAATTTTCGCCATACCATCAATGGATTTGTGGTAGAGGATATCGACAAAATCGCCGCTGCAATCGTGCCATTCAACCGGTGCGTACAGCTGTTCTTCACTGGGATAAAGCATAATCAATCTTCCTTTCGGGATACGAAATAAACTGGCGAATGCGTGCCGCATAGGCTGACGGATTCGCCTGATGTGCGTTGTGTCCGGCGCAGGCAATATCAAGTAACGTGAAACGATGCCGAGCCGCCAGCGCCTGAAATTTAGTGTCCTGATGCCCGCAGAGATATCCCAGCGGCACCGCCAGACGGCGCAATAACGGTACCAGATAAGGCTGATGGGCCAGTGACGTGGCTTCCAGCATGGCCGCGACA
This sequence is a window from Dickeya aquatica. Protein-coding genes within it:
- a CDS encoding YfaZ family outer membrane protein, whose product is MKNWVIACAGSLLLATVSAHAIGLSGETGRDYVGAGASMGLGIPGLSGNVGWGHDQKHSNDVYSAGMDYTFALSNASIKVGAKGLYMNQNHFNDGYGVALGGGLQVPVASSVSLFGEGYYSPDAFSSHVDHYVEARGGVRWQPLRPLSLDVGYRYINMAASERGNDNKVADTAYVSMGLNF
- the menE gene encoding o-succinylbenzoate--CoA ligase, which encodes MAGLNDWPWRNWAALQPMAPALMDDARVWSWQQLAGRIAQLADAFARQGVRPAMAVALRGKNSTEMLLCYLALLQCGARVLPLNPQLPEPLLATLLPSLNIERVLCLSGRPWPQDMVSLHWPALSASAVLPGAPLVWSVERLATLTLTSGSSGMPKAAVHTFDAHLANAEGVVQLMAFSAGDRWLLSLPLFHVSGQGIVWRWLLAGATVVVRPQQPLEIALRACTHASLVPTQLWRLLAQSQSPVSLRAVLLGGAAIPVELTRQAEARGIRCWCGYGLTELASTVCAKRADEHPGVGLPLADREIRLDGDEVLLRGRSLAAGYWRDGRLVSMTDKQGWFHTRDRGQWDGQQWRILGRLDNQFFSGGKGFQPEDVEAVLLTHPDITYACVVPVDDPEFGQRPVAVVEVAHALTLPSLVDWWQTRLAGFQRPIACYLLPDTLKTGGIKISRQQVKAWVEQQRLTPAAS
- the menC gene encoding o-succinylbenzoate synthase; the encoded protein is MRQATLYRYSVPMDAGVVLRNQRLKSRDGLIVHLCDGQREGVGEIAPLPLFSPETLAQATEMAQAQLQHWLAGATPQAGPGETGMASVDFGLSCAFAELEGALPTVADYRKAPLCSGDPDELFAMLQHLPDPVAKVKVGLYEAVRDGMIVNLLLEALPELRLRLDANRSWTPAKAQGFARYVNPAYRSRIAFLEEPCKTREASRDFARETGIAIAWDESVREPGFRVQAEPGVAAIIIKPSLTGSLARCQHLIAQAHQAGLTAVISSAIESSLGLSQLARIAHWLTPDTVPGLDTLDLMQAQVVRAWPDSPLPLLTMAQLERVWQA
- the menB gene encoding 1,4-dihydroxy-2-naphthoyl-CoA synthase → MLYPSEEQLYAPVEWHDCSGDFVDILYHKSIDGMAKITINRPQVRNAFRPQTVKEMMQALDNARHDEGVGVIILTGAGDKAFCSGGDQKVRGDYGGYRDDSGVHHLNVLDFQRQIRTCPKPVVAMVAGYSIGGGHVLHMMCDLTIAADNAIFGQTGPRVGSFDGGWGASYMARIVGQKKAREIWFLCRQYDAQQALDMGLVNTVVPLAQLERETVRWCREMLENSPMALRCLKAALNADCDGQAGLQELAGNATMLFYMTEEGQEGRNAFNEKRQPDFSKFKRNP